In Cyprinus carpio isolate SPL01 chromosome B7, ASM1834038v1, whole genome shotgun sequence, a genomic segment contains:
- the LOC109049500 gene encoding parathyroid hormone-like, whose product MLPIRSLETVMLVIVLWGLCSLPNLEGLPLSKRSISEVQLMHNVREHKEMLERQDWLQLKLNNIIIPSINDSQKEQKGKTNGPSIRRLRKGEGAAWILN is encoded by the exons ATGTTACCCATACGTTCTTTGGAGACAGTCATGCTTGTTATTGTGCTGTGGGGTCTTTGCAGTTTGCCAAATCTAGAGGGATTACCACTCAG CAAGAGGTCAATCAGTGAAGTTCAACTCATGCACAACGTTCGGGAGCACAAGGAGATGTTAGAAAGACAGGACTGGCTTCAGCTGAAGCTCAACAATATCATCATCCCCTCGATAAATGACTCCCAAAAGGAGCAAAAAGGGAAGACCAACGGCCCATCTATCAGACGTTTAAGAAAGGGGGAAGGTGCGGCGTGGATCTTGAACTGA